The following coding sequences lie in one Vibrio sp. BS-M-Sm-2 genomic window:
- the radA gene encoding DNA repair protein RadA — protein sequence MAKAKRAYVCNDCGADFPRWQGQCNACGAWNTITEVRLAASPQVARNERLSGYAGGATESSVQTLSEIDLQEVPRFSSGFKELDRVLGGGVVPGAAILIGGNPGAGKSTLLLQTMCQLSSQLPTLYVTGEESLQQVAMRASRLGLPKEHLKMLSETNVDKICQVAEKEQPKIMVIDSIQVMHVADVQSSPGSVAQVRESATALTRYAKQNNVAVFLVGHVTKDGTLAGPKVLEHIIDCSVLLDGGTDSRFRTLRSHKNRFGAVNELGVFAMTGQGLKEVSNPSAIFLSRGEEETSGSSVMVVWEGTRPLLVEIQALVDYSQLANPRRVAVGLEQNRLSLLLAVLHKHGGLQMADQDVFVNVVGGVKVTETSADLALVMALLSSFRDRALPKDVVVFGEVGLAGEIRPVPSGQERLNEAFKHGFKKAIVPAANMPKGGIPGMQIHGVKKLSEAINAFDEL from the coding sequence ATGGCTAAGGCAAAGCGAGCTTATGTGTGTAATGACTGTGGTGCTGACTTTCCACGCTGGCAGGGGCAGTGCAACGCATGTGGTGCTTGGAACACGATTACAGAAGTTAGGTTAGCCGCTTCACCTCAGGTAGCGCGTAATGAACGATTGAGTGGTTATGCTGGTGGTGCAACCGAGTCATCAGTTCAAACGTTGTCGGAAATCGACTTACAAGAAGTGCCACGCTTTAGCAGTGGCTTCAAAGAACTCGACCGCGTACTCGGTGGCGGTGTTGTACCAGGCGCTGCAATCCTGATTGGTGGTAACCCAGGGGCTGGTAAATCAACCTTGTTGTTGCAAACCATGTGTCAGCTTTCTTCTCAATTACCGACACTCTATGTCACAGGTGAAGAATCGTTGCAGCAGGTTGCGATGCGCGCTTCTCGACTTGGATTACCAAAGGAGCACTTAAAAATGCTCTCTGAAACCAACGTTGATAAAATCTGTCAGGTTGCGGAAAAAGAACAGCCAAAGATCATGGTTATCGATTCAATCCAAGTTATGCATGTCGCGGATGTTCAATCTTCACCGGGCAGTGTCGCTCAGGTTCGTGAATCGGCAACTGCACTAACGCGCTACGCAAAACAAAATAATGTTGCTGTGTTCTTAGTGGGACACGTAACTAAAGACGGCACCTTAGCCGGGCCAAAAGTGCTTGAGCACATAATTGACTGCTCAGTTCTATTGGATGGCGGAACCGATAGCCGCTTTAGAACATTGCGCAGCCACAAAAACCGTTTTGGTGCGGTCAATGAACTCGGTGTGTTTGCTATGACAGGCCAAGGACTAAAAGAAGTCAGCAACCCATCAGCGATTTTCTTGTCTCGTGGTGAGGAAGAAACCTCGGGCAGTTCGGTTATGGTTGTGTGGGAAGGTACTCGTCCACTGCTTGTTGAAATCCAAGCACTTGTGGACTATTCCCAGCTGGCTAACCCGCGTCGTGTCGCTGTCGGCCTAGAACAAAACAGGCTTTCGTTGTTATTAGCGGTGCTGCATAAACACGGCGGCTTACAAATGGCTGATCAAGATGTGTTTGTGAATGTCGTCGGTGGTGTTAAAGTAACCGAAACCAGTGCAGATCTTGCGTTGGTGATGGCTCTACTTTCAAGTTTCAGAGACCGTGCATTACCAAAAGATGTAGTGGTTTTTGGCGAAGTGGGCCTAGCGGGTGAGATTCGACCGGTACCGAGTGGGCAAGAGCGCCTTAATGAGGCATTTAAACACGGCTTTAAGAAAGCGATCGTACCGGCAGCAAACATGCCTAAAGGAGGCATTCCTGGAATGCAGATCCACGGTGTGAAAAAATTATCGGAAGCAATTAATGCTTTTGATGAGTTGTAA